Proteins encoded together in one Venturia canescens isolate UGA chromosome 10, ASM1945775v1, whole genome shotgun sequence window:
- the LOC122417332 gene encoding uncharacterized protein isoform X1 — MSFPKNDKKFRDQRKIQIINKCIGLKESEIKRNNEILTKVLKHVLDSMKEKDEFFRDHFQKPDFVGSFYKRTKIGEPEEFDVNLIIRLPVEYNTITFVKGMPGCTKVKLDVSRCSTSKWEKHKKTLSKWVTPDGYLNQEKFRQSMEGSISQGIQNNRKFEGFTLEVRKNGPAFTLWINNESGLNMSVDLVPVLEFFADPPLNGTFNGSPWYAVPKPHKVGNDTHLNWRMSFFMYEKKILLKHGQLKPVIRHVKKLRDTQNWKIIPSYHIETLFMHFSQEMESCPELAQLTGIKLFLQMLERLKNVCQQRNLLNFWDPSHNLIEAEEIQLAGIVGRLARIIKEIDSDPGKMTDWLLTSSELSSFQEELAAICDTTRDSDTSSRCSEKSGNGSTNGFKRSVFPVGDVSPNPNPSDDSRGNKQSNDTDDLSKLIISNFKLIRNDISRLQRSVDLLSNRLAIVENKLFDIHDKDRKVPSWGERPVFLDKSEIFDACSDSSLGLRLFN, encoded by the exons ATGAGTTTTCctaaaaacgacaaaaaattccGTGaccaaagaaaaattcaaattatcaacaaatgCATCGGTTTGAAGGAAAGTGAAATAAAGaggaataatgaaatcttgacgAAG GTACTGAAGCACGTACTGGACTCGATGAAAGAGAAAGACGAATTTTTCCGCGATCACTTTCAGAAGCCTGATTTTGTCGGGAGCTTTTACAAGCGTACAAAGATCGGAGAACCCGAGGAATTTGATGTCAATCTTATCATAAGGCTACCAGTGGAATACAACACGATCACG TTTGTTAAAGGAATGCCCGGCTGCACGAAAGTAAAACTGGATGTTTCCCGTTGCTCCACGTCCAAATGGGAGAAGCACAA GAAAACACTTTCAAAATGGGTGACCCCAGACGGATACCTGAACCAGGAGAAATTCCGACAGTCGATGGAAGGCTCCATTTCACAGGGCATACAAAACAACAGAAAATTCGAAGGTTTCACT TTGGAAGTGCGGAAGAATGGCCCCGCGTTTACATTATGGATCAACAACGAATCCGGACtgaacatgagcgtcgatctGGTGCCAGTATTGGAATTCTTCGCGGATCCTCCTCTGAACGGCACTTTCAACGGCTCT CCCTGGTACGCTGTGCCCAAGCCTCACAAGGTCGGAAACGATACTCACCTGAATTGGCGTATGTCATTTTTtatgtacgaaaaaaaaattctgctgAAACATGGTCAACTTAAGCCTGTTATTCGACACGTTAAG AAATTACGGGATACGCAGAATTGGAAAATCATACCGAGCTATCACATCGAAACCTTGTTCATGCATTTTTCCCAAGAGATGGAGAGTTGCCCCGAACTGGCACAATTAACGGGGATAAAGCTTTTTCTCCAG ATGTTGGAGCGACTGAAAAATGTATGTCAACAACGTAATTTATTAAACTTTTGGGATCCAAGTCACAATTTGATCGAGGCTGAAGAGATTCAGTTGGCAGGAATCGTGGGACGATTGGCGAGAATCATTAAAGAAATTGACAGTGATCCAGGCAAAATGACTGACTGGCTTT TAACGTCTTCGGAATTGAGCTCTTTTCAAGAAGAATTGGCCGCAATTTGTGATACTACACGGGATTCAGATACGTCGAGCCGTTGCAGCGAGAAAAGTGGTAATGGATCAACAAATGGGTTTAAGCGTTCCGTTTTTCCCGTTGGAGATGTCTCACCCAATCCAAATCCCTCTGACGACTCCCGCGGGAATAAGCAAAGTAACGATACTGACGATCTatctaaattgataatcagtAATTTCAAGCTCATACGAAATGATATATCTCGCCTTCAACGATCTGTCGATTTGTTGTCGAATCGACTTGCTATTGTCGAGAACAAATTGTTTGATATACACGATAAAGACAGGAAAGTACCTTCATGGGGAGAGAGGCCCGTGTTTCTTGACAAATCAGAGATCTTTGACGCATGCAGCGATTCAAGTTTAGGATTAAGGTTATTCAactaa
- the LOC122417332 gene encoding uncharacterized protein isoform X2, with protein MPGCTKVKLDVSRCSTSKWEKHKKTLSKWVTPDGYLNQEKFRQSMEGSISQGIQNNRKFEGFTLEVRKNGPAFTLWINNESGLNMSVDLVPVLEFFADPPLNGTFNGSPWYAVPKPHKVGNDTHLNWRMSFFMYEKKILLKHGQLKPVIRHVKKLRDTQNWKIIPSYHIETLFMHFSQEMESCPELAQLTGIKLFLQMLERLKNVCQQRNLLNFWDPSHNLIEAEEIQLAGIVGRLARIIKEIDSDPGKMTDWLLTSSELSSFQEELAAICDTTRDSDTSSRCSEKSGNGSTNGFKRSVFPVGDVSPNPNPSDDSRGNKQSNDTDDLSKLIISNFKLIRNDISRLQRSVDLLSNRLAIVENKLFDIHDKDRKVPSWGERPVFLDKSEIFDACSDSSLGLRLFN; from the exons ATGCCCGGCTGCACGAAAGTAAAACTGGATGTTTCCCGTTGCTCCACGTCCAAATGGGAGAAGCACAA GAAAACACTTTCAAAATGGGTGACCCCAGACGGATACCTGAACCAGGAGAAATTCCGACAGTCGATGGAAGGCTCCATTTCACAGGGCATACAAAACAACAGAAAATTCGAAGGTTTCACT TTGGAAGTGCGGAAGAATGGCCCCGCGTTTACATTATGGATCAACAACGAATCCGGACtgaacatgagcgtcgatctGGTGCCAGTATTGGAATTCTTCGCGGATCCTCCTCTGAACGGCACTTTCAACGGCTCT CCCTGGTACGCTGTGCCCAAGCCTCACAAGGTCGGAAACGATACTCACCTGAATTGGCGTATGTCATTTTTtatgtacgaaaaaaaaattctgctgAAACATGGTCAACTTAAGCCTGTTATTCGACACGTTAAG AAATTACGGGATACGCAGAATTGGAAAATCATACCGAGCTATCACATCGAAACCTTGTTCATGCATTTTTCCCAAGAGATGGAGAGTTGCCCCGAACTGGCACAATTAACGGGGATAAAGCTTTTTCTCCAG ATGTTGGAGCGACTGAAAAATGTATGTCAACAACGTAATTTATTAAACTTTTGGGATCCAAGTCACAATTTGATCGAGGCTGAAGAGATTCAGTTGGCAGGAATCGTGGGACGATTGGCGAGAATCATTAAAGAAATTGACAGTGATCCAGGCAAAATGACTGACTGGCTTT TAACGTCTTCGGAATTGAGCTCTTTTCAAGAAGAATTGGCCGCAATTTGTGATACTACACGGGATTCAGATACGTCGAGCCGTTGCAGCGAGAAAAGTGGTAATGGATCAACAAATGGGTTTAAGCGTTCCGTTTTTCCCGTTGGAGATGTCTCACCCAATCCAAATCCCTCTGACGACTCCCGCGGGAATAAGCAAAGTAACGATACTGACGATCTatctaaattgataatcagtAATTTCAAGCTCATACGAAATGATATATCTCGCCTTCAACGATCTGTCGATTTGTTGTCGAATCGACTTGCTATTGTCGAGAACAAATTGTTTGATATACACGATAAAGACAGGAAAGTACCTTCATGGGGAGAGAGGCCCGTGTTTCTTGACAAATCAGAGATCTTTGACGCATGCAGCGATTCAAGTTTAGGATTAAGGTTATTCAactaa
- the mri gene encoding BTB/POZ domain-containing protein 10 isoform X2 — protein MRLSFKKSSNVNFEVCGIEICSSPKWLKKRLGWYSPVYDHWSDMSNPADRQNYMQDSSSDTETDGKETDGHERHRIYKNNLSCGGSSKPKSCLAQKDGSNDRNCHNFATNALSANLDQRNRVRSGIGMGKNQQSSGREGISNSGSTVGTSNPQASDERITLIVDNSRFIVDPALFTAHPNTMLGRMFSSGIEFAQPNERGEYEVADGISTMVFRAILEYYKGGVIRCPPTVTVQELREACDYLLVPFDASTVKCQNLRGLLHELSNEGARCQFEVFLEDLILPLMVNSARRGDRECHIVVLLEDDAVDWDEEYPPQMGEEYSQTVNSTAMYRFFKYIENRDVAKQVMKERGLKKIRLGIEGYPTYKEKVKKRAGGRAEVIYNYVQRPFIHMSWEKEEAKSRHVDFQCVKSKSVTNLAEATADPALDAGGNPINAIALLQVSRTKVFAG, from the exons ATGCGACTTTCCTTCAAAAAATCCAGCAACGTTAATTTTGAAGTTTGCGGCATAGAGATTTGTTCGTCACCGAAGTGGTTGAAAAAAAGGCTCGGCTGGTATTCACCGGTTTACGACCA CTGGTCTGACATGTCAAACCCGGCAGACCGTCAAAATTATATGCAAGATAGCAGCAGTGACACTGAGACGGATGGTAAAGAAACCGATGGGCATGAACGACACAGAATTTACAAGAACAATTTGAG TTGTGGTGGTTCGTCCAAACCAAAATCTTGTCTGGCACAGAAGGATGGGAGCAACGATCGAAACTGCCATAACTTCGCTACGAACGCACTAAGTGCGAATCTAGATCAACGAAACAG AGTCCGATCTGGAATAGGGATGGGGAAGAATCAGCAAAGCTCTGGACGCGAAGGCATCTCGAATTCGGGTTCGACCGTGGGAACGAGTAATCCACAAGCCAGTGACGAGAGGATCACCCTCATTGTTGACAATTCtag GTTTATCGTAGACCCGGCGCTTTTTACGGCACACCCAAACACAATGCTCGGCCGAATGTTCAGTTCCGGGATTGAATTTGCCCAACCAAACGAGCGTGGCGAGTACGAAGTTGCCGATGGAATTTCGACGATGGTCTTTCGTGCGATTCTTGAGTATTACAAAGGCGGCGTTATTCGTTGTCCTCCGACCGTAACGGTGCAAGAACTGCGAGAAGCCTGCGATTATTTGCTCGTTCCCTTCGACGCGAGTACCGTCAAGTGCCAAAATCTCA GAGGATTGTTGCACGAGTTGTCGAACGAAGGTGCGCGCTGTCAGTTTGAAGTTTTTCTCGAGGATTTGATTTTGCCGCTGATGGTAAACAGCGCGAGAAGGGGTGACCGCGAATGCCACATAGTTGTACTTCTCGAAGACGATGCCGTTGACTGGGACGAGGAATACCCGCCGCAAATGGGCGAGGAATATTCTCAGA CCGTAAATAGTACAGCAATGTACAGATTTTTCAAGTACATTGAAAATCGAGACGTCGCGAAGCAAGTGATGAAAGAACGAGGGCTGAAGAAAATACGACTCGGAATCGAGGGCTATCCGACGTACAAGGAGAAGGTTAAAAAGCGAGCGGGTGGTCGCGCCGAGGTTATTTACAATTACGTGCAACGTCCATTCATCCACATGTCGTGGGAGAAGGAGGAAGCGAAGAGTCGACACGTGGATTTTCAGTGCGTCAAATCGAAGTCGGTGACGAATCTCGCCGAGGCAACGGCAGACCCCGCTCTCGATGCGGGTGGAAATCCCATCAACGCGATAGCTCTGCTCCAAG TGTCACGAACAAAAGTGTTTGCCGGATGA
- the mri gene encoding BTB/POZ domain-containing protein KCTD20 isoform X1, with protein sequence MRLSFKKSSNVNFEVCGIEICSSPKWLKKRLGWYSPVYDHWSDMSNPADRQNYMQDSSSDTETDGKETDGHERHRIYKNNLSCGGSSKPKSCLAQKDGSNDRNCHNFATNALSANLDQRNRVRSGIGMGKNQQSSGREGISNSGSTVGTSNPQASDERITLIVDNSRFIVDPALFTAHPNTMLGRMFSSGIEFAQPNERGEYEVADGISTMVFRAILEYYKGGVIRCPPTVTVQELREACDYLLVPFDASTVKCQNLRGLLHELSNEGARCQFEVFLEDLILPLMVNSARRGDRECHIVVLLEDDAVDWDEEYPPQMGEEYSQTVNSTAMYRFFKYIENRDVAKQVMKERGLKKIRLGIEGYPTYKEKVKKRAGGRAEVIYNYVQRPFIHMSWEKEEAKSRHVDFQCVKSKSVTNLAEATADPALDAGGNPINAIALLQGNEPVRTPEPALHHGVDHDPEGAVLFPDPALPRLLPDEII encoded by the exons ATGCGACTTTCCTTCAAAAAATCCAGCAACGTTAATTTTGAAGTTTGCGGCATAGAGATTTGTTCGTCACCGAAGTGGTTGAAAAAAAGGCTCGGCTGGTATTCACCGGTTTACGACCA CTGGTCTGACATGTCAAACCCGGCAGACCGTCAAAATTATATGCAAGATAGCAGCAGTGACACTGAGACGGATGGTAAAGAAACCGATGGGCATGAACGACACAGAATTTACAAGAACAATTTGAG TTGTGGTGGTTCGTCCAAACCAAAATCTTGTCTGGCACAGAAGGATGGGAGCAACGATCGAAACTGCCATAACTTCGCTACGAACGCACTAAGTGCGAATCTAGATCAACGAAACAG AGTCCGATCTGGAATAGGGATGGGGAAGAATCAGCAAAGCTCTGGACGCGAAGGCATCTCGAATTCGGGTTCGACCGTGGGAACGAGTAATCCACAAGCCAGTGACGAGAGGATCACCCTCATTGTTGACAATTCtag GTTTATCGTAGACCCGGCGCTTTTTACGGCACACCCAAACACAATGCTCGGCCGAATGTTCAGTTCCGGGATTGAATTTGCCCAACCAAACGAGCGTGGCGAGTACGAAGTTGCCGATGGAATTTCGACGATGGTCTTTCGTGCGATTCTTGAGTATTACAAAGGCGGCGTTATTCGTTGTCCTCCGACCGTAACGGTGCAAGAACTGCGAGAAGCCTGCGATTATTTGCTCGTTCCCTTCGACGCGAGTACCGTCAAGTGCCAAAATCTCA GAGGATTGTTGCACGAGTTGTCGAACGAAGGTGCGCGCTGTCAGTTTGAAGTTTTTCTCGAGGATTTGATTTTGCCGCTGATGGTAAACAGCGCGAGAAGGGGTGACCGCGAATGCCACATAGTTGTACTTCTCGAAGACGATGCCGTTGACTGGGACGAGGAATACCCGCCGCAAATGGGCGAGGAATATTCTCAGA CCGTAAATAGTACAGCAATGTACAGATTTTTCAAGTACATTGAAAATCGAGACGTCGCGAAGCAAGTGATGAAAGAACGAGGGCTGAAGAAAATACGACTCGGAATCGAGGGCTATCCGACGTACAAGGAGAAGGTTAAAAAGCGAGCGGGTGGTCGCGCCGAGGTTATTTACAATTACGTGCAACGTCCATTCATCCACATGTCGTGGGAGAAGGAGGAAGCGAAGAGTCGACACGTGGATTTTCAGTGCGTCAAATCGAAGTCGGTGACGAATCTCGCCGAGGCAACGGCAGACCCCGCTCTCGATGCGGGTGGAAATCCCATCAACGCGATAGCTCTGCTCCAAGGTAACGAGCCTGTTCGAACGCCCGAACCCGCGCTTCATCACGGCGTCGATCACGATCCCGAAGGCGCTGTTCTTTTTCCTGATCCGGCTCTCCCGAGATTGTTACCCGACGAAATTATATGA
- the mri gene encoding BTB/POZ domain-containing protein 10 isoform X4, whose amino-acid sequence MRLSFKKSSNVNFEVCGIEICSSPKWLKKRLGWYSPVYDHWSDMSNPADRQNYMQDSSSDTETDGKETDGHERHRIYKNNLRVRSGIGMGKNQQSSGREGISNSGSTVGTSNPQASDERITLIVDNSRFIVDPALFTAHPNTMLGRMFSSGIEFAQPNERGEYEVADGISTMVFRAILEYYKGGVIRCPPTVTVQELREACDYLLVPFDASTVKCQNLRGLLHELSNEGARCQFEVFLEDLILPLMVNSARRGDRECHIVVLLEDDAVDWDEEYPPQMGEEYSQTVNSTAMYRFFKYIENRDVAKQVMKERGLKKIRLGIEGYPTYKEKVKKRAGGRAEVIYNYVQRPFIHMSWEKEEAKSRHVDFQCVKSKSVTNLAEATADPALDAGGNPINAIALLQGNEPVRTPEPALHHGVDHDPEGAVLFPDPALPRLLPDEII is encoded by the exons ATGCGACTTTCCTTCAAAAAATCCAGCAACGTTAATTTTGAAGTTTGCGGCATAGAGATTTGTTCGTCACCGAAGTGGTTGAAAAAAAGGCTCGGCTGGTATTCACCGGTTTACGACCA CTGGTCTGACATGTCAAACCCGGCAGACCGTCAAAATTATATGCAAGATAGCAGCAGTGACACTGAGACGGATGGTAAAGAAACCGATGGGCATGAACGACACAGAATTTACAAGAACAATTTGAG AGTCCGATCTGGAATAGGGATGGGGAAGAATCAGCAAAGCTCTGGACGCGAAGGCATCTCGAATTCGGGTTCGACCGTGGGAACGAGTAATCCACAAGCCAGTGACGAGAGGATCACCCTCATTGTTGACAATTCtag GTTTATCGTAGACCCGGCGCTTTTTACGGCACACCCAAACACAATGCTCGGCCGAATGTTCAGTTCCGGGATTGAATTTGCCCAACCAAACGAGCGTGGCGAGTACGAAGTTGCCGATGGAATTTCGACGATGGTCTTTCGTGCGATTCTTGAGTATTACAAAGGCGGCGTTATTCGTTGTCCTCCGACCGTAACGGTGCAAGAACTGCGAGAAGCCTGCGATTATTTGCTCGTTCCCTTCGACGCGAGTACCGTCAAGTGCCAAAATCTCA GAGGATTGTTGCACGAGTTGTCGAACGAAGGTGCGCGCTGTCAGTTTGAAGTTTTTCTCGAGGATTTGATTTTGCCGCTGATGGTAAACAGCGCGAGAAGGGGTGACCGCGAATGCCACATAGTTGTACTTCTCGAAGACGATGCCGTTGACTGGGACGAGGAATACCCGCCGCAAATGGGCGAGGAATATTCTCAGA CCGTAAATAGTACAGCAATGTACAGATTTTTCAAGTACATTGAAAATCGAGACGTCGCGAAGCAAGTGATGAAAGAACGAGGGCTGAAGAAAATACGACTCGGAATCGAGGGCTATCCGACGTACAAGGAGAAGGTTAAAAAGCGAGCGGGTGGTCGCGCCGAGGTTATTTACAATTACGTGCAACGTCCATTCATCCACATGTCGTGGGAGAAGGAGGAAGCGAAGAGTCGACACGTGGATTTTCAGTGCGTCAAATCGAAGTCGGTGACGAATCTCGCCGAGGCAACGGCAGACCCCGCTCTCGATGCGGGTGGAAATCCCATCAACGCGATAGCTCTGCTCCAAGGTAACGAGCCTGTTCGAACGCCCGAACCCGCGCTTCATCACGGCGTCGATCACGATCCCGAAGGCGCTGTTCTTTTTCCTGATCCGGCTCTCCCGAGATTGTTACCCGACGAAATTATATGA
- the mri gene encoding BTB/POZ domain-containing protein 10 isoform X3 — protein MILRFFSWSDMSNPADRQNYMQDSSSDTETDGKETDGHERHRIYKNNLSCGGSSKPKSCLAQKDGSNDRNCHNFATNALSANLDQRNRVRSGIGMGKNQQSSGREGISNSGSTVGTSNPQASDERITLIVDNSRFIVDPALFTAHPNTMLGRMFSSGIEFAQPNERGEYEVADGISTMVFRAILEYYKGGVIRCPPTVTVQELREACDYLLVPFDASTVKCQNLRGLLHELSNEGARCQFEVFLEDLILPLMVNSARRGDRECHIVVLLEDDAVDWDEEYPPQMGEEYSQTVNSTAMYRFFKYIENRDVAKQVMKERGLKKIRLGIEGYPTYKEKVKKRAGGRAEVIYNYVQRPFIHMSWEKEEAKSRHVDFQCVKSKSVTNLAEATADPALDAGGNPINAIALLQGNEPVRTPEPALHHGVDHDPEGAVLFPDPALPRLLPDEII, from the exons ATGATTCTGAGATTCTTCAG CTGGTCTGACATGTCAAACCCGGCAGACCGTCAAAATTATATGCAAGATAGCAGCAGTGACACTGAGACGGATGGTAAAGAAACCGATGGGCATGAACGACACAGAATTTACAAGAACAATTTGAG TTGTGGTGGTTCGTCCAAACCAAAATCTTGTCTGGCACAGAAGGATGGGAGCAACGATCGAAACTGCCATAACTTCGCTACGAACGCACTAAGTGCGAATCTAGATCAACGAAACAG AGTCCGATCTGGAATAGGGATGGGGAAGAATCAGCAAAGCTCTGGACGCGAAGGCATCTCGAATTCGGGTTCGACCGTGGGAACGAGTAATCCACAAGCCAGTGACGAGAGGATCACCCTCATTGTTGACAATTCtag GTTTATCGTAGACCCGGCGCTTTTTACGGCACACCCAAACACAATGCTCGGCCGAATGTTCAGTTCCGGGATTGAATTTGCCCAACCAAACGAGCGTGGCGAGTACGAAGTTGCCGATGGAATTTCGACGATGGTCTTTCGTGCGATTCTTGAGTATTACAAAGGCGGCGTTATTCGTTGTCCTCCGACCGTAACGGTGCAAGAACTGCGAGAAGCCTGCGATTATTTGCTCGTTCCCTTCGACGCGAGTACCGTCAAGTGCCAAAATCTCA GAGGATTGTTGCACGAGTTGTCGAACGAAGGTGCGCGCTGTCAGTTTGAAGTTTTTCTCGAGGATTTGATTTTGCCGCTGATGGTAAACAGCGCGAGAAGGGGTGACCGCGAATGCCACATAGTTGTACTTCTCGAAGACGATGCCGTTGACTGGGACGAGGAATACCCGCCGCAAATGGGCGAGGAATATTCTCAGA CCGTAAATAGTACAGCAATGTACAGATTTTTCAAGTACATTGAAAATCGAGACGTCGCGAAGCAAGTGATGAAAGAACGAGGGCTGAAGAAAATACGACTCGGAATCGAGGGCTATCCGACGTACAAGGAGAAGGTTAAAAAGCGAGCGGGTGGTCGCGCCGAGGTTATTTACAATTACGTGCAACGTCCATTCATCCACATGTCGTGGGAGAAGGAGGAAGCGAAGAGTCGACACGTGGATTTTCAGTGCGTCAAATCGAAGTCGGTGACGAATCTCGCCGAGGCAACGGCAGACCCCGCTCTCGATGCGGGTGGAAATCCCATCAACGCGATAGCTCTGCTCCAAGGTAACGAGCCTGTTCGAACGCCCGAACCCGCGCTTCATCACGGCGTCGATCACGATCCCGAAGGCGCTGTTCTTTTTCCTGATCCGGCTCTCCCGAGATTGTTACCCGACGAAATTATATGA
- the mri gene encoding BTB/POZ domain-containing protein 10 isoform X5, whose amino-acid sequence MILRFFSWSDMSNPADRQNYMQDSSSDTETDGKETDGHERHRIYKNNLRVRSGIGMGKNQQSSGREGISNSGSTVGTSNPQASDERITLIVDNSRFIVDPALFTAHPNTMLGRMFSSGIEFAQPNERGEYEVADGISTMVFRAILEYYKGGVIRCPPTVTVQELREACDYLLVPFDASTVKCQNLRGLLHELSNEGARCQFEVFLEDLILPLMVNSARRGDRECHIVVLLEDDAVDWDEEYPPQMGEEYSQTVNSTAMYRFFKYIENRDVAKQVMKERGLKKIRLGIEGYPTYKEKVKKRAGGRAEVIYNYVQRPFIHMSWEKEEAKSRHVDFQCVKSKSVTNLAEATADPALDAGGNPINAIALLQGNEPVRTPEPALHHGVDHDPEGAVLFPDPALPRLLPDEII is encoded by the exons ATGATTCTGAGATTCTTCAG CTGGTCTGACATGTCAAACCCGGCAGACCGTCAAAATTATATGCAAGATAGCAGCAGTGACACTGAGACGGATGGTAAAGAAACCGATGGGCATGAACGACACAGAATTTACAAGAACAATTTGAG AGTCCGATCTGGAATAGGGATGGGGAAGAATCAGCAAAGCTCTGGACGCGAAGGCATCTCGAATTCGGGTTCGACCGTGGGAACGAGTAATCCACAAGCCAGTGACGAGAGGATCACCCTCATTGTTGACAATTCtag GTTTATCGTAGACCCGGCGCTTTTTACGGCACACCCAAACACAATGCTCGGCCGAATGTTCAGTTCCGGGATTGAATTTGCCCAACCAAACGAGCGTGGCGAGTACGAAGTTGCCGATGGAATTTCGACGATGGTCTTTCGTGCGATTCTTGAGTATTACAAAGGCGGCGTTATTCGTTGTCCTCCGACCGTAACGGTGCAAGAACTGCGAGAAGCCTGCGATTATTTGCTCGTTCCCTTCGACGCGAGTACCGTCAAGTGCCAAAATCTCA GAGGATTGTTGCACGAGTTGTCGAACGAAGGTGCGCGCTGTCAGTTTGAAGTTTTTCTCGAGGATTTGATTTTGCCGCTGATGGTAAACAGCGCGAGAAGGGGTGACCGCGAATGCCACATAGTTGTACTTCTCGAAGACGATGCCGTTGACTGGGACGAGGAATACCCGCCGCAAATGGGCGAGGAATATTCTCAGA CCGTAAATAGTACAGCAATGTACAGATTTTTCAAGTACATTGAAAATCGAGACGTCGCGAAGCAAGTGATGAAAGAACGAGGGCTGAAGAAAATACGACTCGGAATCGAGGGCTATCCGACGTACAAGGAGAAGGTTAAAAAGCGAGCGGGTGGTCGCGCCGAGGTTATTTACAATTACGTGCAACGTCCATTCATCCACATGTCGTGGGAGAAGGAGGAAGCGAAGAGTCGACACGTGGATTTTCAGTGCGTCAAATCGAAGTCGGTGACGAATCTCGCCGAGGCAACGGCAGACCCCGCTCTCGATGCGGGTGGAAATCCCATCAACGCGATAGCTCTGCTCCAAGGTAACGAGCCTGTTCGAACGCCCGAACCCGCGCTTCATCACGGCGTCGATCACGATCCCGAAGGCGCTGTTCTTTTTCCTGATCCGGCTCTCCCGAGATTGTTACCCGACGAAATTATATGA